GACGTCTGCCATGATGCCGAAGTAGAACACGAACAGATGCACCGCGATCAGCGGCACCAACAGGCCGTTCTGCTCGCCCAGTTGCACGATCACCGGGGCCAGCAGCGCCGACACCACGATGTAGTTGGCCGTGGTCGGCAGGCCCATGCCGAGAATCAGGCTGAGCAGCGCGGTGAAGATCAGGATCAACATCAGGTTGCCCATGGAGAGGATCTCCACCACGTCGGCCAGCACCAGGCCAACTCCGGTCTGGGAGACCGCGCCGACGATGATGCCGGCGGTAGCGGTGGCGATGCCGATGCCGATCATGTTGCGGGCACCGGCCACCAGGCCGTTCCACAGGTCCAGGGCCCCCTCGCGGAGGTCCGTCGCCATCTCACTGCGACCGCGGAAGATCGCGGTGATGGGGCGCTGGGTGAGAATGATGAAGACCATGAACACCGTGGCCCAGAAGGCCGACAACCCCGGCGAGAGACGCTCCACCATCAGGCACCAGATCAGCACGATCACGGGCAGGATGAACTGCAGGCCGACCATCACCGTGGGCCGGGTCTGGGGCAGCTTGTAGATCGGGGTGTCCGGGTCGTCGAGCTCCAGCTCGGGATAGTTCGAGGCGACCTTGAGCAGCCCCACATAGATCACCGCGAGCCCCACGGCCACTACCCAGGGGGTGGCATCACCCAGCACCGGCTTGAGCCAGCCCAGGCCATAGTAGACCACAAGGGCCGTGATCATCATCAGCAGCAGGCCCGCCAGGAAGCCGATCGCCTTGCGCACCAGGGGCTTGGGCGGATTGCTGCTCTCCAGCCCCTGCAGGCCGGCCTTGAGGGCCTCGAGGTGGACGATATAGACCAGTGCGATATAGGAGATCAGTGCCGGCAGGAAGGCGTGCTGGATAACCTCCACGTAGGAGATACCCACATATTCGACCATCAGGAAGGCCGCAGCCCCCATGACCGGCGGCATGATCTGGCCGTTGACCGAGGAGGAGACCTCCACCGCCCCGGCCTTCTCGGCCGAGAAGCCGACGCGCTTCATCATCGGCACGGTGAAGGTGCCGGTGGTCACCACGTTGGCGATGGAAGAACCGGAGATCAGCCCGGTCATGCCCGAGGCCACCACGGCGGCCTTGGCCGGCCCACCCTTGTAGTGGCCAAGCAGCGAGAAAGCGACCTTGATGAAATAGTTACCGGCGCCGGCCTTGTCGAGCAGGGCACCGAACAGAACGAACAGGAAGACGAAGCTGGTCGAGACCCCGAGCGCGATGCCGAAGACCCCCTGGGTCGTCAGCCACTGGTGGTTGACCAGGCCGAACAGGCTGACCCCGCGATGGGAGAGGATACCCGGCATCCAGGGCCCGGCCAGCGAATAGAAGATGAAGACCGAGGCGATGATGGCCAACGGCGGACCGAGCGCTCGTCGTGTGGCCTCAAGCAGCAGCAGGATACCCGCCACGCCGATGATCACGTCCTGCAGGATCGGCGCACCGGGGCGCTGGGCCAGCTGCTCGTAGAACATGAACATGTAGGCGCCGCAGAGTGCCGCCACCGTCGCCAGGACCCAGTCCTGGATGGGGATGCGATCGCGGGGCGAACGCTTGAGCGCCGGATAGGCCATATAGGCCAGAAAGAGCGCAAAGGCCAGGTGAATGGAGCGAGACTCGGTGGCGTTGAAGACGCCGAACCCCAGCATGAACGGCAGCGGGGACGCGATCCACAGCTGAAAGAGCGACCAGGCGGCGGCAATGCTGACCAGCAGCTTGCCCGGCGTCCCGGCCGGCTTGCGGGCACCGGAATCGCTCGAGGCGACCATATCCTCCAGGTCGACCTCCTGCCCGGCGGTCCTCTTGTTGTCCTCAGTCATAAGCGAGCCCTGCTCTGTAACGTTTGCCCTGGGAACCCTTGCGGTGATGCCCTTGGGCATCCCAAATAGAATGCGCGGCCCCCTCGGGTGACCGCGCATTCTTCACCGAGGTGACATCACCTCAGATTCTCGGATCACTCGATCCAGCCTTGCTCGCGATAGTAGCGAGCAGCGCCGTCATGCAGCGGAGCGGAGAGGCCCGAGGAGACCATCTCTTCCGGGTCGAGACCCTCGAAGGCCGGGTGCAGCCGCTTGAAGCGGTCGAAGTTGTCGAAGATCGCCTTGACGGTCTGGTAGACGATGTCCTCGTCGGCCTGGGCGGTGGTCACGAAGGTCGCCGCCACGCCGAAGGTCTCGACGTCGTCGTCATTGCCCTTGTAGAGCCCGCCGGGAATCACCGACTTGGAGTAGTAGGGGAACTCCTCGACGATGCCGTCGATGGCCTCGCCGGTCAGCGGAATCAGGCGCGCATCCACGGTGGTAGTGGCCTCCTGGATGGAGCCGTTGGGGTGACCCACCACATAGACCATGGCATCGACGTTATTGTCGGCCAGGGCGGCGGCCTGCTCGGCGGCATCCAGCTGGGAGGCCAGGGCGAAGGTGTCCTCGGTCCATCCCTTGGCTTCCATCACCACTTCCATGGTGTTGCGCTGACCGGAGCCGGGGTTGCCGATATTGACGCGCTTGCCTTCCAGATCATCGAGGCTCTCGATGCCGGAGTCGGCACGGGCCAGCAGGGTCAGCGGCTCACCGTGGACGCGGAAGACCGCGCGCAGGTCCTCATAGGCGTCACCCTCGAAGTTGCCGGTGCCGTTGTAAGCCTGGTACTGGACGTCGGACTGCACCACGCCCATGTCCAGCTGACCGGACTTGATGCCGTTGACGTTGGCCACCGAGCCGCCGGTGGAGGGCGCATTACACTTGATGTTAGCGTCTTCCAGACGGTTCACCAGGCGGCAGACGGACTGGCCGACCACATAGTAGACGCCGGTCTGGCCACCGGTACCGATGGTGATGAACCTCTCTTCATCCTGCGCCATGGCCGGCGACGCGAACATCGCGGCCCCCAGGAGCGCACCGGTGAAGGCAGCAGCAGAGAATGCATGGCGTTTCATGGACATACCTCTTTGACGTTGTCGGCAATCGAGCGGCGAGACCGAGACCACACCGGGTTCCGAATCTACCACCCCTTTCTACTTTAGCGAAAAAACTTCTCCGGTGATAATGACCGGAGGCCAGGCCGGCAGAACATGGCCGACGGGTTTGTTCACCCCTAGTCTAGTCCCGACGAGCGTTTATGAAGCGTTAATCTCTTGATGCAATGCAGCAAGGGCCGCACGTGGCGGCCCTTGCTGAATAGAGCTCACCGCTGCCTCACGATGCCTTCATGATCAGCGCCTGCTTCGCGTCCTTCATGGCGGCGAACTCGGCCTCGAAGAAGAACTCGCTCTCCCCCAGCGCCGGTTCCAGGTGGTTGAGCCAGGTGGCAGCCTCATCGTACTTGGCGAAGAAGGGACGCTGCACCCAGTCGCTGTCGCGCCCCTGGATGAAACGCAGCACGAAGACCTTCTCCCCCTGGATCTCCGTCACCCCCTGGATCTCCACCTTGCCCGGATCGGCAGACATCGACGGCCCACGAGCCGTGCGCGCCAGGCCCGGCACCTGCTTCATCGCCTCGCGGTAGATCTCCCACGCCTTGACCAGCGGCACCTCGAAGTAGTGGCGGGCGCCGGTATCGCGCTCCACGAACATGTAATACGGGATCATCCCCAGGCGCACCTGGGTGGTCCACATGCGTGCCCACTGGTCGGCATCGTCGTTGATGTGCTTGAGCAACGGCGCCTGGGTACGGATCTCCGCCCCGGTGGCCCGGATGCGACGGATCGCCTCGCGGCAGATGGGGGTGTCCATCTCCTTCCAGTGGTTGAAGTGCGCCATGAAGGCGACATGCTTCCCGGCAGCCACCAACTCTCTGAACAACTCGAGGATATCTTCGGCGTCCGGGTCGGTGACGAAGCGGTAGGGCCAGAAGGTCAGGCTCTTGGTGCCGATGCGGATGTCCTGGACGTGATCCAGCTCCGGCGCCATCAGCCCCTCCAGGTACTGACGCAGGTGCTTGGCCTTCATCACCATGGGGTCGCCGCCGGTCATCAGCAGGTCGGTGACCTCGGTGTGCTCGGCCAGATAGCGGTGCAGAGAATCCGCTTCATTGGAGGCGAACTTCAGGTCCTTGTCGCCGACGAACTGCGCCCAGCGGAAGCAGAAGGTGCAGTAGCTGAGCCTCGCAGAACCTCAGAAAACCTCATTACCCGGATGATTTCAAAGGATTTTATTGACCACCACTGTACCGGAGAGGGCTGACCGACGCATGACCGAAGTGAACAGTCACACACTGGCTAACCCTCTGGAATCTGGAGAAGGGAGCCAATCCCACCGACCGCTGACTGACCGAAGCAGGACCGAAGCGGGTGCTCACTCTGGGTGACCGGCATGAACCTCTACCGCCAATCCATCAGTCGATACAGCGTTACCTTCCCCCTACCCTCGGGAGACAGTCGAGGACCGAGAGCCCCAGCGTCAGATCGTCGGGTGTCGTCAGGTATCCCGGGAAACCCTCACTTCCTCTTCTTGGCGTAGTCGTCACGCAGGGCAACAAACAAGTGAGCAATGAGCAACACCTCAACACTGTTTCTTGAGCTTTGCAGAACCGAACATCCCAAGAACGAGCTATCTACGACCCCACCTAAAACTATTGCCACCAAAAGTCGACCATGTAGTTGCCGACTTCTATAGCTAGCTGATAGCCTTCATGAGGGATACAACTCAAGATAAATGATACCAATTATAATCACGACCCATAAAACGAGACAAGGAGGCTATCTTGGCCAAAGTAATTCTAATACGAAGCCCGATTGAGTTAGCAAGAAATGACCAAGCCGGATATGGTTGGCCTCAAATAAATTTCTCAGACCACCCAACTGCCGACTCTCTCATGGCAGCATTCCGTGATCATGATATCGAGGTAGGCAGGAAAGCAAAGCAAATTCGGCGATTCTTCAACATTCGCCCCGGTGACTTGATAGTAGTCCCTGTTCCTCGCGCTATCCTCCTTGCACGTGCTACTGGCGAGAAGAGCTTTGGATCAGATGTAGGATATGGAGAAAACCGAGTTGGCGCAAAATATCTACGAGAACCGGGTGGAAAGATAAAAAGAATCCCTCGCGACGACCTCTCAACCGCCCTTGAAACTCGACTAAAGATCCGAATGGCAGTTGCATCGCTCGATGAATTTTCAGACGAACTAGAAACACTATACTCTCGACTAGAATCTGGTGGATATAGCAACAGAAATAGCCAATACGAAGCTGAAAACAGTGAAGCCATAGAAGCATTCAAACAAACGCTTCTGGAGCGCATCCAACAAGGAAGTACATTCCTTTCTGGAGGTGGGAATGGGATGGAGATGCTGGTGATGGAGCTCTTGAAACTAGAGGGATATGTCGTTCATCGTCCAAGCAAGCGACACTATGAAGGCGTTGCGGATGCTGATATTGAGGCTTATCGAAAGGACCGATTCAATCCCACGAAACTTCTCATTCAAGTAAAGCATCATCAGGGGGTCACCGGGGCTCATGGCATTCGTCAACTTTCCGCAATTGAAGAAGATGACGCACAACGCTGGCTGATCACAACAGCTGTTACAGGTGAAAGCACTAATGCCTTAGCTGAAAAAGACGGCATTCAAGTAATGGATGGAATTGACTTTGTAGATTGGCTTTTTGAACATTACCAAAATCTATCAATTGCCACACGAAGCCAGCTCGGACTATCCGACGTCCCTATGCTTCTTTAACAATTACCACCTGGAGAGTTCCCGATGAGTTACGACCCGGATTTCGATCAATATCGTCTAGACCAACTAGCATCTACACACCTATCCGATAGCTTAGCAATTGGCGATATTGTATTTTTCGCAGACGATGATGGCCGGCTAGGAAAAGCGACCTGGCGCCTCAATGATAACGCATACAAGACCCTCAATGACTCAGGATTCAAGCATTACCTAATGGAACTGCTTGACTCTCTGATAATTTATCGAAAACAACATAACAAGCCAAACTCTTCACAGGGAATAATTTATGTGAATGGAAGAAAGTTAAATATCGAGTGGGTGACGCCGGAAGAGGCCTTCCAAAAATCAGAATGGAATGGATAACCGGTCATACGGACCATGATGAGCACTCCTAACATTAGTGAACACTCAATGTATCCGTACCGATCTACAAGGATCAACCTGATGACGACAAGCGCCCTGCCCCAAGATCAAAAAAAGGGCCACAGGGGCCCCAAAATAGGCCCCGTAGCGGGGCCCTGATACATCCGGCTGTCGCCTCTTCATAATGGGGGCAGAGACGCCACTCCGCTTCCCTACCCTCAGTCATAGGATTTCCAA
The Halomonas sp. H10-9-1 DNA segment above includes these coding regions:
- a CDS encoding TRAP transporter permease, whose protein sequence is MTEDNKRTAGQEVDLEDMVASSDSGARKPAGTPGKLLVSIAAAWSLFQLWIASPLPFMLGFGVFNATESRSIHLAFALFLAYMAYPALKRSPRDRIPIQDWVLATVAALCGAYMFMFYEQLAQRPGAPILQDVIIGVAGILLLLEATRRALGPPLAIIASVFIFYSLAGPWMPGILSHRGVSLFGLVNHQWLTTQGVFGIALGVSTSFVFLFVLFGALLDKAGAGNYFIKVAFSLLGHYKGGPAKAAVVASGMTGLISGSSIANVVTTGTFTVPMMKRVGFSAEKAGAVEVSSSVNGQIMPPVMGAAAFLMVEYVGISYVEVIQHAFLPALISYIALVYIVHLEALKAGLQGLESSNPPKPLVRKAIGFLAGLLLMMITALVVYYGLGWLKPVLGDATPWVVAVGLAVIYVGLLKVASNYPELELDDPDTPIYKLPQTRPTVMVGLQFILPVIVLIWCLMVERLSPGLSAFWATVFMVFIILTQRPITAIFRGRSEMATDLREGALDLWNGLVAGARNMIGIGIATATAGIIVGAVSQTGVGLVLADVVEILSMGNLMLILIFTALLSLILGMGLPTTANYIVVSALLAPVIVQLGEQNGLLVPLIAVHLFVFYFGIMADVTPPVGLASFAAAAVSGGDPIRTGFQAFYYSLRTAALPFLFIFNTDLLLIDVSPLQGVVIFVVSTIAMLIFAAATQGFMIARNRWYESVVLLLVAFTLFRPGFWMDRIHDPYQEIPPAQFVEALGSVDEESTLRLQILGEDDFGDPLTAYMQLPVPEGESGAERLDNLGLMLLIEDDKAIVDMVAYGSQASDLGFDFDQEIIEVLAPVDRWTKELMWIPAFLVFGLIVVMQRRRRDRSVAVPSA
- a CDS encoding TAXI family TRAP transporter solute-binding subunit; translation: MKRHAFSAAAFTGALLGAAMFASPAMAQDEERFITIGTGGQTGVYYVVGQSVCRLVNRLEDANIKCNAPSTGGSVANVNGIKSGQLDMGVVQSDVQYQAYNGTGNFEGDAYEDLRAVFRVHGEPLTLLARADSGIESLDDLEGKRVNIGNPGSGQRNTMEVVMEAKGWTEDTFALASQLDAAEQAAALADNNVDAMVYVVGHPNGSIQEATTTVDARLIPLTGEAIDGIVEEFPYYSKSVIPGGLYKGNDDDVETFGVAATFVTTAQADEDIVYQTVKAIFDNFDRFKRLHPAFEGLDPEEMVSSGLSAPLHDGAARYYREQGWIE
- a CDS encoding restriction endonuclease — its product is MAKVILIRSPIELARNDQAGYGWPQINFSDHPTADSLMAAFRDHDIEVGRKAKQIRRFFNIRPGDLIVVPVPRAILLARATGEKSFGSDVGYGENRVGAKYLREPGGKIKRIPRDDLSTALETRLKIRMAVASLDEFSDELETLYSRLESGGYSNRNSQYEAENSEAIEAFKQTLLERIQQGSTFLSGGGNGMEMLVMELLKLEGYVVHRPSKRHYEGVADADIEAYRKDRFNPTKLLIQVKHHQGVTGAHGIRQLSAIEEDDAQRWLITTAVTGESTNALAEKDGIQVMDGIDFVDWLFEHYQNLSIATRSQLGLSDVPMLL